From Humidesulfovibrio mexicanus:
CCGGAACAACGCAGAGCGGCGCAAAGCCGCAGCGGCGGCGTGGAGGCCGCATCCAGCAATACGATGGCGGAGGTTCTGGCGGTCTCCGAATGCAGCCCTTTCCACCCGCGCGCTGCTTGCGCATTCCCCATGGCGCGAAGCGCATCACCCGGGCATATCGTGCAGGGGCAATGCCGCTCTTGCCTCTTGCCACAGCGGCGAAAAGCAGGGAATATGCGTCCGCGCGCACAACACGCGCTCAAGGAGACCCATGCGCAAGCCCAAGCCCTACGACTACTCCGACCCCAGGCCACCCAGCCGCTCGCAAATGAAGCGCGACAGCTCCGCATTGCAGGTTCTGGGGGGCAAGCTGGCCGATCTCCCGGATTCGGCCCTCAAACGGCTCGCGCTGCCGCAGCGCCTTGATGAAGCCATCCGCGAATACAAGAAGCTCACGCGGCACGAAGCCAGACGCCGCCAACTCCAGTTCATCGGCGCGCTGATGCGCGAGACCGACACCGAGCCCCTTGCCCGGGCCGTGGAAGACATGGAGGCGGGCAACCGCACCCAGGCCCGCGAATTCCATGAGATCGAAGCCTGGCGCGCAGCCCTGCTCCTGGGCGACGAATCCGGCCTTGAAGAGATGCTCGCCCCTGTTCCGGAACAGGACCGGGCCGAACTGCGCAGCCGCATCCGCACCCTCGCCCGCAACGCCCGAACCGAGGCGGAGAAGGCAAAGCCCCCACGCGCCGCCAAAACGCTGTTCCGCCTGCTGCGCGAATTGCGCTCCGGAGTGCGGCCCCTGGGCGACGATACGGAGGCGGAAGAGGGCGGGACACCGGAAGCCGCACCATAGGAAGCCAGGCCTTCCCCGGAGCAGCGCCCTTGACGGCGGCCTTTGGCGACTTATTCTGCACCGCAGCGCCGCCGCACCCATAGCACAGAAAGGAGCCCCCAGTGATCCACGAGTACGCAGGCATCGTCACCGAACTAGAAGACCGCGTGTGCCCCCACTGCCACAAACCCATGGAGGCATGGCTGGCGCCGCCGGACAGCGGCTGGGGAGTCATCGTCGTCTGCTTCAACAACGAATGCCCCCACTATGTCGGTTCGGACAAGGACATCGCAAACAAGCGCGACGAGTCCCGCATGGGCTGCCGCTACGCCGAAAACCCGGAGAACAACTACGCGCCGTTCAACCTCGTCGCGGTCTGTTTCTAATCGCCCGCACGCGCTGGCCACATGGACGCCCCGGACCTTTCCGGGGCGTTTTTTTTTCGCTCGCGTCGCATTGTTCTTGCGAGACCCGCGCACTCTACGTATTTACATCCTGCAAACTAATCGAACCGTCCGGAGCGCGCTGTGGACCAAGACGACTACAAATGCATCCTCGACAACCTGTTCGACGGCGTCTACTTCGTGAACGCCAAGCGGGTCATCACCTACTGGAACCACGGCGCGGAACGCATCTCCGGCTTCAGCGCACAGGATGTCGTCGGCAAAGGATGCGCTGACGGCATCCTCCGGCACATCACCGGCAGCGGCGAGGAACTGTGCACGCGTCTCTGCCCGCTGGCCAAGACCCTTGTGGACGGCGAACCGCGCGAGGACGAAGTGTTCCTGCACCACAAAAACGGGCACAGGGTTCCGGTATCGGTGCGCATCGCCCCGCTGCGAGACAAGGACGGCGCGATCATCGGCGCTGTGGAGGTTTTCTCCGACGCGACGCCACAGCAACGCCTGCGGGAAGAGGTGAACGAATTGCGCAGCCTGGCCATGACCGACCAGCTCACCGGCCTGGGCAACCGCGCCGCCGCCGGGCGACAGTTCAAGCGTCGCATGAGCGAATGCAAACGCTTTGGCGTGCCGTTCGGATTGCTCTTCGCCGACATCGACCACTTCAAGAAAGTCAACGACACCTACGGGCACGACACGGGCGATTGCGTGCTGGCGCAAATCGCCAAGACCCTCAAAAGCTCCCTGCGCGGGGTGGACGCCCTGTGCCGATGGGGGGGCGAGGAATTTGTCGCCCTGGTGCCCAAGGTCGACGAAAAGGCCTTCCACTCCATCGCCGAGCGTATGCGCCGCTTTGTGGAAGCCACATCCATTCCTTCTGGCTGCGGGCACCCTCCCCTCCGCTTCACCATCTCCGTCGGCGGCGCGCTGGCGCGGCCGGACGACACCTTGACCAGCCTCGCGGCCCGTGCGGACACCATGATGTATGAGGCCAAACGCTCCGGCCGAAACTGCATCAGGCTGGATTGCAACTGCGAAGCAGCGGGCGAAGATTCTGCGGATTGACGAGGGGAGAGTCCGGGGCACAGGTTCCGCCCCCAGGCCATGACGGCGGGTGCGTTGCGCCAGATGCGCGAACCCGTCCCTGCGGTGAGGCTCACGGCTCTGCCCGATGTGGGGTTCTGCGCGCAGCGCCGTGAGGGGGCGGAGAGACCCTAGGCGAGCCCATGTCCCCTCGTGTTCGTTAAAGGGTACAGGTCCGGGGTACGGATTTGACTTTTAAGGCCTGTTTCAGACGCAAAAAAGGGGTTACGGCGAAACCGTAACCCCTTGAAAATGGCGGAGAGGGAGGGATTCTCGTCGGGTGACAGGCGAATCCTTTTATTTCAGCCAGTTGCACTCACTGTTCCTGCACCAAATGTAACGCCCCACTGGAACAGTTTCAAGTCTTTTCCTCATCCTTCCGCCTGCGCCTGACCACCCAGCCTTTCGGATAGGGTCGAACCGCCGAGGTCCCAGGCACGCCCTGCTCACGCACGTAAGCCTGGACCTCCGCGAGGTGATGGTCCACCAGCAGCTCCACCGCCGACTCCAGGGCCTCGCCCAGGTGGCGGAGGACACGGCCACGGCTGCGGGGATACACGTGCAGTTCCTGGACCTGGGCCTGCTTCTGGCTCGGCCAGACAGGCGAAGGCACTTCTCGCACCCAGCGGCGATGTGACCCGGAGGCCATGCGGTGAACCACCTTGGCCGCCTGGACGCGCTTGAACTCGACGCTGTGAACGGGCTGAGGATCATCCAGAAGGATCAGCTCCACAGCCAACCACGCTGCGACCACCAGCCGGGGGTCGATGCCATGCTGCCTGAGCCTCGCCAGAGCCGCCTTGGCCCGCTCCTGGGGCGGCATACCTCGGAGCCGGAAGGCCTCGATGTACGGCCCGGCCTGCTGGTAGAGGCTCCGCACCCGCTGGACGGCGTTCTGCACCCAGCGGCTGTCCTCATGGGCCACAATCCACGCCAGGGCGGCCCTGCGGTACGGATTCAGCTCCCTGGCCGTGTACGACCCCTTGAGCGGGCTGCCGTGCCGCTGGTGGTGGTCGGCATGGGCGCGGCAGTACCGTTCGTCCAGGCCGTCCGAGGTTCCGGCCCTGGCAGGCCTGCCGCAGTGGATCACCCGGCAGTAGGCGTACATGTGATTCGGGACGCTGGCGCGGTCCTTCACGTCCTGCTTGCGCTTCTGGCGCTGGCTCCAGTCGGTCATGGCTTACGGGTCCCACAAATGGAGAGTGGGTGGATTCCCCTGTAGGTATGCTTGTTAATGTTCATCCTACCACCTCATCCACAAGACCCTGTACTCCCACCACCTTGAGGAAGCAGGAGAGCATGATCTCCTTGACCTTGTCCTTGTTTGACTTGGCCACCAGCACGGAGTCATGGATGGGCAGGGCATGGATTTCCAGCTCACGGAGGGTGAGCAGGACCTCCACCATCACCTGGCTCTCGATGAACTGGGCCTCGTGACCCATCCCTTTG
This genomic window contains:
- the yjgA gene encoding ribosome biogenesis factor YjgA → MRKPKPYDYSDPRPPSRSQMKRDSSALQVLGGKLADLPDSALKRLALPQRLDEAIREYKKLTRHEARRRQLQFIGALMRETDTEPLARAVEDMEAGNRTQAREFHEIEAWRAALLLGDESGLEEMLAPVPEQDRAELRSRIRTLARNARTEAEKAKPPRAAKTLFRLLRELRSGVRPLGDDTEAEEGGTPEAAP
- a CDS encoding sensor domain-containing diguanylate cyclase, with the translated sequence MDQDDYKCILDNLFDGVYFVNAKRVITYWNHGAERISGFSAQDVVGKGCADGILRHITGSGEELCTRLCPLAKTLVDGEPREDEVFLHHKNGHRVPVSVRIAPLRDKDGAIIGAVEVFSDATPQQRLREEVNELRSLAMTDQLTGLGNRAAAGRQFKRRMSECKRFGVPFGLLFADIDHFKKVNDTYGHDTGDCVLAQIAKTLKSSLRGVDALCRWGGEEFVALVPKVDEKAFHSIAERMRRFVEATSIPSGCGHPPLRFTISVGGALARPDDTLTSLAARADTMMYEAKRSGRNCIRLDCNCEAAGEDSAD